A stretch of the Camarhynchus parvulus chromosome 4, STF_HiC, whole genome shotgun sequence genome encodes the following:
- the RPL34 gene encoding 60S ribosomal protein L34 encodes MVQRLTYRRRLSYNTASNKTRLSRTPGNRIVYLYTKKVGKAPKSACGICPGRLRGVRAVRPKVLMRLSKTKKHVSRAYGGSMCAKCVRDRIKRAFLIEEQKIVEKVLKAQAQSQKSK; translated from the exons ATGGTGCAGCGCCTGACATACCGCCGTAGGTTGTCCTACAACACAGCTTCCAACAAGACCAGACT GTCCCGAACACCCGGGAACAGGATTGTTTACCTTTACACCAAGAAAGTGGGAAAGGCCCCCAAGTCAGCATGTGGCATTTGCCCAGGAAGACTTCGTGGT GTCCGTGCTGTGCGCCCCAAAGTCCTGATGAGGCTGTCAAAAACAAAGAAGCACGTTAGCAGAGCCTACGGTGGCTCCATGTGTGCCAAGTGTGTCCGTGACAG gatcAAACGAGCTTTTCTTATTGAGGAGCAGAAGATCGTTGAGAAAGTGTTGAAGGCACAAGCACAGAGCCAGAAGTCAAAGTGA